The following proteins come from a genomic window of Myroides odoratus DSM 2801:
- a CDS encoding DJ-1/PfpI family protein: MTPQNQPLHVAFLIYDQVEVLDLNGPLDVFVKANVLKPNTYVPYLVSASKTLVNTESNIMQIMPQYSFADCPKPDILVVPGANPDIVLAYLQDEQFQQTYTAWITAQHQQGALLFTVCTGSLLLSNTPLFDGLSITTHFLGLDMLQERCPKAQVKRGVRFVDQDRVLTTAGITAGIDGALYLVSKHLDAAISQTIQQLFEYPKA, from the coding sequence ATGACACCTCAAAACCAGCCTTTACATGTTGCTTTTCTTATTTATGATCAAGTCGAAGTATTAGATCTTAATGGTCCATTAGATGTATTTGTCAAAGCCAATGTATTAAAACCAAACACCTATGTTCCATATTTAGTTTCAGCTAGTAAAACCCTTGTAAACACGGAGAGCAACATCATGCAAATTATGCCACAATACAGTTTTGCCGATTGCCCAAAACCAGACATTTTGGTAGTACCTGGTGCCAATCCTGATATTGTTCTCGCTTATTTACAAGACGAACAATTTCAGCAAACATATACTGCGTGGATTACAGCACAACACCAACAAGGAGCGCTATTATTTACAGTTTGTACAGGTAGTTTACTCTTAAGTAATACTCCTCTTTTTGATGGCTTATCCATCACGACACACTTTTTGGGATTGGATATGTTACAAGAACGCTGCCCAAAAGCGCAAGTTAAACGAGGAGTTCGTTTTGTAGATCAAGATCGAGTACTGACCACCGCAGGAATTACCGCAGGAATTGATGGAGCCTTATATCTGGTGAGCAAACACCTTGATGCAGCAATTAGCCAAACCATTCAGCAACTTTTCGAGTATCCTAAAGCTTAA
- a CDS encoding HEAT repeat domain-containing protein produces MSVHAILNNKAYKAKEKTQRLSDGLLNNTLHLSDFIAEIQLVKDPAKATCIEALAHVAEKNPLLITEEALVLLIDCLSSKAARVKWESARAIGYTISSYPNQVNYALPQLIANMNDEGTVVRWSIAFALGEILKMNPPSTISLVSLLQQQIVKEEKKSIQKIYQQALKQVASSF; encoded by the coding sequence ATGTCCGTTCATGCTATCTTAAACAACAAAGCATATAAAGCCAAAGAAAAAACACAACGCTTGTCTGATGGTCTTTTAAATAATACGCTACACTTGTCCGATTTTATCGCGGAAATACAGCTTGTCAAAGACCCTGCAAAAGCCACTTGCATTGAAGCTTTAGCTCATGTAGCAGAAAAGAATCCTCTGCTTATAACCGAAGAAGCTTTGGTACTACTCATTGACTGCTTATCAAGTAAAGCAGCACGAGTAAAATGGGAATCAGCCCGAGCGATTGGTTATACCATTTCCAGCTATCCTAATCAAGTAAATTATGCCCTACCACAGCTCATAGCAAATATGAATGATGAAGGTACGGTTGTCCGATGGAGCATTGCTTTTGCTTTGGGGGAAATTCTAAAAATGAATCCTCCATCCACTATTTCTTTGGTATCTTTACTCCAACAACAAATTGTAAAAGAAGAAAAGAAAAGCATTCAAAAAATATATCAGCAAGCACTCAAACAAGTAGCGTCAAGCTTTTAA
- a CDS encoding DUF4241 domain-containing protein translates to MKTVPTPEWLATYEQKKGLLVSPTNFNHYFSASEICNRKLFHLSLGAINFPTGHILVRDPLVYLKGDEQPYFIPVAAGKHPLTILVMEVDEDHYRYVAFRVKLTDRPAVQHLEALLGHENIDNLNEGEYFGFNVDAGLATIVDEKTKDAYCAFEQQWLAANPGGNIYDDYLAAEFKKSYENHPQYQRPGGDWINFEIPGTDLTIPMIQSGYGDGAYPVYYGYDENNDVCEIIVQFIDIELTFEDEEA, encoded by the coding sequence ATGAAAACAGTACCCACACCAGAATGGCTCGCAACCTATGAGCAAAAGAAAGGTTTATTAGTCTCTCCAACGAATTTCAATCACTACTTTAGTGCTTCAGAGATCTGCAACAGAAAACTTTTTCACCTTTCACTTGGAGCTATTAACTTTCCAACAGGTCATATTCTTGTCCGCGACCCCTTGGTTTATTTGAAAGGTGATGAACAACCTTATTTTATTCCAGTCGCTGCGGGAAAACACCCACTTACAATTTTAGTAATGGAAGTAGATGAAGATCATTATCGCTATGTTGCTTTTCGAGTAAAGCTAACAGATCGACCAGCAGTTCAACATTTAGAAGCGTTATTGGGTCATGAAAATATTGACAATTTAAATGAAGGTGAATATTTTGGATTTAATGTAGATGCAGGATTGGCAACTATTGTAGATGAAAAAACGAAAGATGCTTATTGCGCTTTTGAGCAGCAATGGTTAGCAGCCAACCCAGGAGGTAATATATACGATGATTATCTAGCTGCCGAATTTAAAAAGAGCTATGAGAATCACCCCCAATACCAAAGACCAGGAGGAGATTGGATCAACTTTGAAATTCCTGGGACAGACTTAACGATTCCGATGATTCAAAGTGGTTACGGTGATGGGGCTTATCCTGTTTACTATGGTTATGATGAAAACAATGACGTTTGCGAAATCATCGTTCAATTTATCGATATTGAATTGACGTTTGAAGACGAAGAAGCATAA
- a CDS encoding ABC transporter permease: protein MKLEYFIAKRLVTTKNHKSSVSAPIIKIAITAIALGIIMMLVSVATGLGLKHKIRDKISAFSSHIVITKYDSNITDITLKPIELNQKFYPQFDNIDGVSKVQPFASKAGIIRTENAFEGIVYKGVTAEYQFDEIAEYIEQGRLPVFDKEGMSNEILMSTYVANRLGFKLGDKVNTYFMKDWGNKVPNIRQFEIVGLYNSGLQQFDENIILGDLRHVQRLNRWTENEVGGFEVLLKNFDEIEEKGSEIYLNLPSTVDSKTIVEKYENIFGWLDMFDFNIKVIIIIMIAVASINMIVALLVLILERTQMIGMLKALGATNWSVRKIFLYNAFYLIGKGLLYGNGIGLGLLFLQKYTGIIKLDPTSYYVREAPVLIRLTDVLLLNAGVIVIAMLVLLIPSYLITKISPVKAIRYD, encoded by the coding sequence TTGAAATTAGAATATTTTATAGCTAAACGCTTAGTAACTACAAAGAACCATAAAAGTAGTGTATCTGCGCCAATTATTAAAATCGCTATCACAGCAATTGCGTTAGGGATTATAATGATGTTGGTGTCTGTGGCTACGGGTTTAGGTTTAAAACACAAAATTAGAGATAAAATTTCAGCTTTCAGCAGTCATATTGTAATTACTAAATATGATTCTAATATAACGGATATTACGCTTAAACCCATTGAATTAAATCAAAAGTTTTATCCTCAATTTGACAATATTGATGGGGTTAGCAAAGTACAGCCTTTCGCTTCTAAAGCAGGAATTATTCGCACAGAAAATGCCTTTGAAGGAATTGTATATAAAGGAGTAACGGCAGAGTATCAATTTGATGAAATTGCAGAATACATCGAACAAGGTCGTTTGCCTGTTTTTGACAAAGAAGGCATGAGCAATGAAATCTTAATGTCTACTTATGTTGCCAATCGATTAGGATTCAAATTAGGGGATAAGGTTAATACCTACTTTATGAAAGATTGGGGAAATAAAGTACCTAATATTCGCCAATTTGAGATTGTAGGATTGTATAATTCTGGATTACAGCAGTTTGATGAGAATATCATTTTAGGTGATTTACGCCATGTACAGCGTTTAAATCGTTGGACTGAAAATGAAGTAGGAGGTTTTGAAGTGCTGTTGAAGAATTTTGATGAGATTGAAGAAAAAGGAAGTGAGATTTACCTGAATTTACCTTCAACTGTTGATAGCAAAACCATCGTAGAAAAGTATGAGAATATTTTTGGATGGTTGGATATGTTTGATTTCAATATTAAAGTCATCATCATTATTATGATTGCCGTGGCGTCAATTAATATGATTGTAGCATTATTAGTATTGATTTTAGAACGCACCCAAATGATTGGTATGTTGAAAGCATTAGGAGCAACAAATTGGAGTGTGAGAAAAATATTTTTATACAATGCTTTTTACCTTATTGGAAAAGGATTGCTATATGGTAATGGCATCGGTTTAGGATTGCTTTTCCTTCAAAAATATACTGGAATTATCAAACTAGATCCAACGTCTTATTATGTTCGAGAAGCACCTGTCTTGATTCGCTTGACTGATGTACTATTACTGAATGCAGGAGTCATTGTCATCGCTATGCTAGTGTTGTTGATTCCTTCGTATTTAATTACAAAAATATCGCCCGTAAAGGCTATTCGATATGATTAA
- a CDS encoding exo-beta-N-acetylmuramidase NamZ family protein, translated as MISNSTVKNTLLFLVTLLIYSVNSYSFSVEKKTIGEGSVSTIIVGAENTVAYFNLLQNKKVGILTNQTGVVRSDVSVNTYTSTVDFLIQHKIKVTKIYAPEHGFRGTADAGELIKDGKDTQTGLPIISLYGNSKKPSKEQLAGIDVLVFDLQDVGARFYTYISSLHYVMEACAENNIPIVVLDRPNPNISIIDGPILEMQNKSFVGMHPIPTLHGMTIGEYALMINGEKWLNNGIQADLTVIPNLNYNRQMSYSLPVSPSPNLPNDQAINLYASLCFFEGTNVSSGRGTNLQFQIYGSPFLQQMPYSFTPKPNAGAKDPMNNGKLCYGENLSQINPVTRLELTWLLKAYHQSKNKDKFFTNFFIKLAGTNTLKQQIIAGNTEDEIRQTWQSGLRTFEHTRAPYLLYSN; from the coding sequence ATGATATCAAATTCAACAGTCAAAAATACATTATTATTCTTAGTAACGCTATTGATTTATAGTGTAAATTCTTATTCTTTTTCCGTTGAGAAAAAAACAATTGGTGAAGGTTCCGTTTCTACAATTATCGTGGGAGCAGAGAATACGGTTGCTTATTTTAATTTGCTACAAAATAAAAAAGTAGGAATTCTCACCAACCAAACAGGTGTTGTCCGTTCCGATGTTTCAGTTAACACCTATACGTCAACTGTTGATTTTTTAATACAACACAAAATCAAGGTAACGAAGATCTATGCCCCTGAACATGGTTTTAGAGGTACAGCAGATGCGGGGGAATTAATCAAGGATGGAAAAGATACCCAAACGGGACTTCCTATTATTTCTCTTTATGGCAACAGTAAAAAGCCTTCCAAAGAGCAACTGGCTGGTATTGATGTATTGGTATTTGACTTACAAGATGTGGGAGCTAGATTTTACACCTATATTTCTTCCTTGCATTACGTCATGGAAGCTTGTGCTGAAAATAATATTCCTATTGTTGTATTGGATCGTCCGAATCCGAATATTTCTATTATTGATGGGCCGATATTGGAGATGCAAAACAAAAGTTTTGTGGGTATGCACCCAATCCCTACCCTACATGGAATGACAATAGGAGAATACGCCTTGATGATTAACGGTGAAAAATGGTTAAACAATGGAATCCAAGCAGACTTAACGGTTATTCCCAACTTGAACTACAACAGACAAATGAGTTATAGTCTTCCTGTATCTCCTTCTCCTAATTTACCCAATGATCAAGCGATTAATTTATATGCTAGCTTGTGCTTTTTTGAAGGGACAAATGTTAGTTCCGGACGTGGAACGAATTTGCAATTTCAGATTTACGGTTCTCCATTTTTACAGCAAATGCCTTATAGCTTCACTCCAAAACCCAATGCTGGCGCAAAAGATCCAATGAATAATGGCAAGTTGTGCTATGGAGAAAACTTATCGCAAATCAATCCAGTAACTCGATTGGAATTAACTTGGCTTTTAAAAGCTTATCATCAATCGAAAAACAAGGACAAATTCTTTACTAATTTCTTTATCAAATTAGCTGGAACGAATACATTAAAACAGCAAATCATCGCAGGAAACACAGAAGATGAAATACGTCAAACTTGGCAATCAGGATTGCGTACTTTCGAACATACACGAGCTCCTTACCTCTTATATTCAAATTAA
- a CDS encoding histidine kinase, which yields MKQLLFSRRTLLSIAIAIVSITSIAMLFLSISINSSYEETYQDIIKKSFNHRKNALEEEFKMIDTQLTMLTDVVQQTPFGQFDSKYKVINELQHYHNIPSYNWYIVVDSAQHIEEHNLTSSTLLPIDNLLVQQLIQNKNETKVNHFVRINGNLYWICWNSIQREDKRILTGFIFDLKELHKHLTTIDITTPNYAYIFATDGTCIYHPELDLVGKNIFEVSSTTSQDTTANKDNKSTPKVVQSEFLQLEVYRFFTAFNSETFKGYISINFPKVNVDENVIPLKRNTYLIFISSISIILLLLYFFNEESKRAYREKEKLAVEQEKLNKEKALMQLKQLKNQINPHFLFNSLNSLYMLITLDSELAQKFTLNLSNTYRYLIQSPASNLVELDQELKFIEQYIALQSIRFPKELHFEVLDERQAPTKTKLPYLALQIAVENAMKHNIATLDAPLSIQIILTNESATVVNNIQLKEQKEESEGFGLFYIASIYQYYQVDTHQAYSQNETFICVFPLLNC from the coding sequence ATGAAACAACTGCTGTTTTCTCGTAGAACACTCCTTAGTATAGCTATTGCCATTGTAAGTATTACTTCAATCGCTATGTTATTTCTAAGTATTTCCATCAACAGCAGCTATGAAGAAACGTATCAAGATATCATCAAAAAAAGCTTCAATCATCGTAAAAACGCCTTAGAAGAGGAGTTTAAAATGATTGATACCCAACTGACCATGTTAACGGATGTTGTACAACAAACTCCTTTTGGTCAGTTCGATTCCAAATACAAGGTCATCAACGAATTACAGCATTATCACAACATCCCTAGTTACAATTGGTATATCGTTGTAGATTCCGCTCAACATATCGAAGAGCACAACCTCACCTCTTCTACCTTATTACCTATTGACAATCTTCTTGTACAACAATTGATTCAAAACAAAAACGAAACGAAAGTCAATCATTTCGTTCGCATCAATGGCAATTTATATTGGATTTGTTGGAATAGTATACAACGAGAAGATAAGCGAATCTTAACGGGGTTTATCTTTGATTTAAAGGAATTACACAAACACTTGACCACAATAGATATTACAACGCCTAACTACGCTTATATTTTTGCGACAGACGGCACTTGTATTTATCACCCTGAATTGGATCTAGTTGGAAAAAACATCTTTGAAGTTTCTTCTACGACGAGTCAAGACACCACGGCAAATAAGGATAATAAATCTACACCTAAAGTCGTTCAATCCGAGTTTTTACAACTCGAAGTTTATCGCTTTTTCACTGCTTTTAATTCGGAAACATTCAAAGGATACATCAGCATTAACTTTCCAAAAGTCAATGTCGATGAAAATGTAATTCCTTTGAAACGCAATACCTATTTAATTTTTATCAGTTCGATTTCTATTATTTTACTCTTGCTTTATTTTTTTAATGAGGAGAGCAAACGTGCCTATAGAGAAAAAGAAAAATTGGCGGTAGAACAAGAGAAGTTAAATAAAGAAAAGGCCTTGATGCAGTTAAAGCAATTGAAAAATCAAATCAACCCTCATTTCCTTTTCAATTCGCTTAATTCACTCTATATGCTTATCACGCTTGATAGTGAACTTGCACAAAAATTCACTTTAAATTTGAGTAATACGTATCGCTACCTCATTCAATCTCCTGCAAGTAATTTAGTTGAATTGGATCAAGAACTAAAATTCATTGAACAATATATTGCCTTACAAAGCATTCGTTTTCCCAAGGAACTTCACTTTGAAGTACTCGATGAACGCCAAGCGCCTACAAAAACAAAACTGCCTTATCTCGCGCTACAAATCGCAGTGGAAAATGCAATGAAACACAATATTGCAACTTTAGACGCTCCTCTATCTATTCAAATTATATTAACCAACGAATCGGCAACTGTTGTGAATAATATTCAACTCAAAGAGCAAAAAGAAGAAAGCGAAGGGTTTGGGTTATTTTATATTGCTTCGATTTACCAATATTATCAAGTAGATACGCATCAAGCCTATTCACAAAATGAGACTTTTATTTGTGTATTTCCTTTGCTCAATTGTTAA
- a CDS encoding zinc-dependent metalloprotease — translation MNRNTVKLSISTLALLGCLTQTPTGLLYAKDKKTEKKAEKGKDKEKDSTDTKENNYADLIKKGTYTKGLFNVIQVKTDVYFEIPDSLLNRQFLLVNKLSQVPLEINDAGANKGMNYENKLITFHKDTLANKIWVKTETPRVSSPKEDAITRSVTDNFIESVLEVFDIETQSPDSTATVIKVNKVFDGNQKSFNDVLSGLSLPTSIKTNLSYIEGIKTFPENIVVKSMMTTTVNEGSGDVPVSMGVTTNIVLLSKEPMQPRIADKRVGFFTEKHWYFSDAQHKMDEKEFITKWRMEPKEEDIERYLRGELVEPKKPIVYYIDPATPPQWRDKIIAGVHDWQVAFEQAGFKNAILAKEPTAEDKDFDVDDVRYSVITYAASPKSNAMGPSVIDPRSGEIIESDIIWWHNVMTSVHSWMRIQTGPIDAKARANKFSDDHMGDAIRFVSSHEVGHTFGLKHNMGASFAFPVDSLRSKTFTDQMGGTAPSIMDYARYNYVAQPEDKVTAITPQIGLYDKYAIEWGYRWYPTQEEEKKSLRKMIEDHQDDPMYFYGEQQSYLNIVDPRSQSEDLGNDAMKASEYGLKNLKIVVDNIIPWTYDQGEDYYEAGKLYMGAIGQWQMYNQHVLSNIGGVYLDHAVYGNNKKAYQPVPYETQKRAVEYLSKHVLTIPNWLFFNDINEKTYSLKDSPVGPYEYSPYSLARELQYTAIYHMLMDERLLRLLEGEALQTQTQGKKVYTVQELFNQLRSEIFAPTKKGKSLSILERMTQKNYVDALIIDVNKLFEKTNKKGLILEQSLQMPTLCRVSLNDDQLRNINYTVMKRVSEVTSYKKGELFAIQKLVSKKAKSGDAATRAHYADLANRINQALGI, via the coding sequence ATGAATCGAAACACGGTTAAACTAAGTATCAGTACTTTAGCATTACTGGGTTGTTTGACACAAACGCCAACAGGCTTGTTATATGCCAAAGACAAGAAGACTGAAAAGAAAGCAGAGAAGGGAAAAGACAAAGAAAAAGACTCTACTGATACGAAAGAGAACAATTACGCTGATTTAATAAAAAAGGGAACTTATACCAAAGGACTATTTAATGTTATTCAAGTCAAAACGGATGTTTATTTTGAAATACCGGATAGTTTATTAAACCGTCAGTTTTTGTTGGTAAACAAACTTTCACAAGTGCCATTAGAGATTAATGATGCTGGGGCGAATAAGGGGATGAACTATGAGAACAAATTAATTACGTTTCACAAAGACACATTAGCCAATAAAATTTGGGTAAAGACAGAAACACCTCGTGTATCTTCTCCGAAAGAAGATGCTATCACGCGCTCTGTTACAGATAACTTTATTGAATCTGTTTTAGAGGTTTTTGATATTGAAACACAAAGTCCAGATTCTACTGCTACCGTAATTAAGGTAAACAAAGTTTTTGATGGAAATCAAAAGAGTTTCAATGATGTTTTATCTGGATTAAGCTTACCAACTTCCATTAAAACGAATTTATCGTATATCGAAGGAATCAAAACATTTCCAGAGAATATTGTGGTGAAGTCAATGATGACAACGACTGTCAATGAAGGTTCGGGTGATGTACCTGTTTCTATGGGAGTTACGACGAATATCGTACTTTTGTCTAAAGAACCGATGCAACCGAGAATTGCAGATAAACGCGTAGGATTCTTTACAGAAAAACATTGGTATTTCAGCGATGCACAGCATAAAATGGACGAAAAGGAATTCATTACCAAATGGAGAATGGAGCCTAAAGAAGAAGATATCGAGCGATACCTTCGTGGAGAATTAGTAGAGCCTAAAAAACCGATTGTATATTATATTGATCCAGCAACTCCTCCTCAGTGGAGAGACAAAATTATTGCAGGTGTTCACGATTGGCAAGTTGCTTTTGAGCAAGCAGGATTCAAAAATGCAATTCTTGCAAAAGAACCTACAGCAGAAGACAAGGATTTTGATGTAGATGATGTGCGTTACTCTGTCATTACTTATGCAGCATCACCAAAATCAAATGCGATGGGACCATCAGTTATTGATCCACGCAGTGGAGAGATTATTGAATCGGATATTATTTGGTGGCACAACGTAATGACCTCGGTTCATAGCTGGATGCGTATTCAGACTGGGCCTATAGATGCAAAAGCAAGAGCAAATAAATTCAGTGATGACCATATGGGCGACGCAATTCGCTTTGTTTCTTCTCACGAAGTGGGACATACCTTCGGATTGAAACACAATATGGGGGCTTCATTTGCTTTTCCTGTGGATTCACTACGTTCTAAAACATTTACGGATCAAATGGGTGGAACTGCTCCTTCTATTATGGATTATGCTCGTTATAATTATGTAGCACAACCCGAAGATAAGGTAACGGCAATTACTCCTCAAATTGGCCTATACGATAAATATGCGATTGAATGGGGATACCGTTGGTATCCAACACAAGAAGAAGAGAAAAAATCGTTGCGTAAAATGATTGAAGATCACCAAGATGATCCGATGTACTTTTATGGAGAACAACAAAGTTACTTGAACATTGTAGATCCAAGATCTCAATCAGAAGATTTAGGAAACGATGCAATGAAAGCAAGTGAATATGGTTTAAAGAATTTAAAAATAGTAGTAGATAATATTATTCCATGGACCTACGACCAAGGAGAAGATTATTATGAAGCTGGAAAATTATACATGGGCGCTATTGGACAATGGCAAATGTATAATCAACATGTTTTGTCGAACATTGGTGGTGTTTATTTAGATCATGCTGTATACGGAAACAACAAAAAAGCATATCAACCCGTGCCTTACGAAACACAGAAAAGAGCCGTTGAATATTTGAGCAAACATGTTCTTACCATTCCAAACTGGTTATTTTTCAATGACATCAATGAAAAAACGTACAGCTTAAAAGATTCTCCGGTTGGTCCATACGAATATTCACCATACTCTTTGGCAAGAGAATTACAGTATACGGCGATTTACCATATGTTAATGGATGAACGTCTACTTCGTTTGTTAGAAGGAGAAGCCTTACAAACGCAAACGCAAGGGAAAAAAGTATATACTGTTCAAGAGCTATTCAATCAATTGAGAAGTGAGATCTTTGCTCCTACTAAAAAAGGGAAATCACTGTCAATTTTAGAACGAATGACACAGAAGAATTACGTAGATGCGTTGATTATTGATGTGAACAAACTATTTGAAAAAACAAATAAAAAAGGATTAATCCTTGAGCAATCTTTACAAATGCCAACATTGTGTAGAGTTTCGTTGAACGACGACCAGTTGCGCAACATCAACTATACTGTAATGAAACGCGTTTCAGAGGTTACAAGTTACAAGAAAGGTGAATTATTCGCTATTCAAAAACTTGTTAGCAAAAAAGCAAAATCAGGTGATGCAGCGACAAGAGCACACTATGCTGATTTAGCAAACAGAATTAATCAAGCATTAGGTATTTAA